Proteins encoded in a region of the Vicia villosa cultivar HV-30 ecotype Madison, WI linkage group LG5, Vvil1.0, whole genome shotgun sequence genome:
- the LOC131601505 gene encoding uncharacterized protein LOC131601505 isoform X1: MFAVCKDTKVALLLTRVGNIDILRKTNNLTVNSRCKFLFCKDSRRTYIGRARCAVAVAGTREKMEMERKETVRKAEALVEKAMKGNDASHDAAHVWRVRDLALSLASEEGLSSDPHSMEIVELAALLHDIGDYKYLRDPSEEEAVENFLKEEGVEESKKSKILEIIKGMGFKEEVTGKGNTEWCPEFGVVQDADRLDAIGAIGIARCFTFGGSKKRALHDPAILPRSDLSKEQYMNKEEQTTINHFHEKLLKLKDMMKTKAGKRRAEIRHKFMEEFVKEFYDEWDGSI; this comes from the exons ATGTTCGCTGTCTGTAAG GATACTAAAGTTGCATTATTGTTGACTCGAGTGGGAAACATTGACATACTCAGGAAAACTAACAACCTTACTGTGAATTCAA GGTGCAAATTTTTATTTTGCAAAGATAGTAGAAGAACATATATTGGCCGAGCGAGGTGTGCAGTTGCAGTGGCTGGAACAAGAGAGAAGATGGAGATGGAGAGGAAAGAGACGGTAAGAAAAGCTGAGGCGTTGGTTGAGAAAGCAATGAAAGGGAATGATGCTTCTCACGACGCAGCGCATGTTTGGAGGGTTCGTGACCTTGCTCTCTCCCTTGCCTCTGAGGAAGGCCTCTCTTCTGATCCCCACTCCATGGAAATC GTAGAGCTTGCTGCACTTCTCCATGATATAG GTGATTACAAATACCTAAG GGACCCATCTGAGGAAGAAGCTGTTGAAAATTTTCTCAAGGAAGAGGGAGTTGAAGAGAGTAAGAAATCGAAAATTTTGGAAATCATTAAAGGAATGG GTTTTAAAGAGGAGGTGACAGGAAAAGGAAATACCGAATGGTGTCCAGAATTTGGTGTTGTCCAAGATGCTGATAGGCTTGATGCTATTGGTGCCATAG GAATTGCAAGGTGCTTCACTTTTGGTGGGAGTAAGAAGAGGGCGCTACACGATCCAGCCATTTTACCAAGATCTGATTTATCCAAGGAACAATACATGAATAAAGAGGAACAAACTACAATTAATCATTTTCATGAGAAGCTTCTCAAGCTTAAAGATATGATGAAAACAAAG GCTGGGAAAAGGAGGGCTGAGATAAGGCACAAGTTCATGGAGGAGTTTGTGAAAGAGTTCTACGACGAATGGGACGGTTCAATCTAA
- the LOC131601505 gene encoding uncharacterized protein LOC131601505 isoform X2: MEMERKETVRKAEALVEKAMKGNDASHDAAHVWRVRDLALSLASEEGLSSDPHSMEIVELAALLHDIGDYKYLRDPSEEEAVENFLKEEGVEESKKSKILEIIKGMGFKEEVTGKGNTEWCPEFGVVQDADRLDAIGAIGIARCFTFGGSKKRALHDPAILPRSDLSKEQYMNKEEQTTINHFHEKLLKLKDMMKTKAGKRRAEIRHKFMEEFVKEFYDEWDGSI; this comes from the exons ATGGAGATGGAGAGGAAAGAGACGGTAAGAAAAGCTGAGGCGTTGGTTGAGAAAGCAATGAAAGGGAATGATGCTTCTCACGACGCAGCGCATGTTTGGAGGGTTCGTGACCTTGCTCTCTCCCTTGCCTCTGAGGAAGGCCTCTCTTCTGATCCCCACTCCATGGAAATC GTAGAGCTTGCTGCACTTCTCCATGATATAG GTGATTACAAATACCTAAG GGACCCATCTGAGGAAGAAGCTGTTGAAAATTTTCTCAAGGAAGAGGGAGTTGAAGAGAGTAAGAAATCGAAAATTTTGGAAATCATTAAAGGAATGG GTTTTAAAGAGGAGGTGACAGGAAAAGGAAATACCGAATGGTGTCCAGAATTTGGTGTTGTCCAAGATGCTGATAGGCTTGATGCTATTGGTGCCATAG GAATTGCAAGGTGCTTCACTTTTGGTGGGAGTAAGAAGAGGGCGCTACACGATCCAGCCATTTTACCAAGATCTGATTTATCCAAGGAACAATACATGAATAAAGAGGAACAAACTACAATTAATCATTTTCATGAGAAGCTTCTCAAGCTTAAAGATATGATGAAAACAAAG GCTGGGAAAAGGAGGGCTGAGATAAGGCACAAGTTCATGGAGGAGTTTGTGAAAGAGTTCTACGACGAATGGGACGGTTCAATCTAA
- the LOC131604425 gene encoding uncharacterized protein LOC131604425 has product MENIRFCEAIYTEEEVKTALFQMNPLKAPGPDGLPALFFQKYWHIVGHEVCKLVLDILNNQKHPGIINNTHIVLIPKCKNPVKPQDFRPISLCNVVMKLVTKVIANGLKEILPEIIDEEQSAFVKDRPIMDNALIAMECFHWLKKKVKGKKGVMALKLDMSKAYDRLEGSFIVEVLATMGFPPAMVSLIKRCINSVSYKVLVNGVPSKSFTPERGLRQGDPLSPYLFIMCANVFSGLLKKAAMEKEIHGVKIARNSPTITHLFFADDSLLFARANLEEAKRIKDILRIYEEALGQVVSFEKSEVSFSRNVDENVRDSICNWLGVNSVSSHSRYLGLPIMFGRSKKVIFAMVVERVWKKIKGWKEKFLSSAGKEVLIKAVAQAIPTYVMSCYKLPDSVCLEIEGMIARFWWGSKQGERKMHWLGWDKLAKAKAEGGLGFRGICDFNSSLLGKHYWRLLNQENSLVGKVLKGRYFPKCSIDSCGIGYNPSYAWRSIIGAREVVQRGACWRIGNGEKVNILKDRWIPKNTGFKVQPGGINVEDSARVCDIIDRDNRCWKIEDIQSMFNSEDAMKITSIPLSVHPDEDNMVWQFEKNGEFSVKTAYHASRAHKDSLLPGPSSPANQKIWPLIWKAPISARQRNFLWRVAKNILPSRGNLLKKGMFIDSQCPLCSAGTETVQHLLMECVFAKQVLFASVLSYRIPSSVSVIDWLQSVLECGDADNIQIICACLYKLWAARNLTVFHGKSCCPIAVAADAFESVQEFNRTCPGSNKRRSIPIQHHNSSWPTDVHLVQVDAGFNREGKAVFGCVFKNHNRDVILAASKVENVEVESSLAEMLALRWCIKIALNLNLKKAVFKSDALSVVDCINGIDCNVFLEPIAADCRVFLSRFSFSSVLFTPREDNYDAHNMVLLGKLYGSRTWLDSVPAANSVVSGFSGPQFE; this is encoded by the coding sequence ATGGAGAATATCAGATTTTGTGAGGCTATTTACACGGAGGAAGAAGTGAAAACAGCATTATTCCAAATGAACCCGTTAAAGGCCCCGGGACCGGATGGACTGCCGGCTCTCTTCTTTCAGAAGTATTGGCATATTGTTGGGCATGAGGTTTGTAAACTTGTCTTGGATATCCTCAACAACCAGAAGCACCCGGGGATTATCAACAATACCCATATTGTTCTTATCCCGAAGTGTAAAAACCCCGTTAAACCTCAAGATTTCCGGCCTATTAGTTTATGTAATGTGGTCATGAAGCTGGTTACTAAGGTTATAGCTAACGGGTTAAAGGAAATCCTTCCAGAAATCATTGACGAAGAACAGAGTGCGTTTGTAAAGGATAGGCCGATCATGGACAATGCACTTATAGCTATGGAATGTTTCCATTGGTTAAAGAAGAAGGTTAAAGGGAAGAAAGGTGTCATGGCCCTTAAATTGGACATGTCAAAGGCGTATGATAGACTTGAAGGGAGCTTTATTGTTGAGGTTTTAGCTACTATGGGGTTTCCTCCGGCGATGGTGTCTCTGATTAAAAGATGTATCAATTCGGTTTCCTACAAAGTCCTCGTGAATGGTGTTCCTAGCAAGAGCTTCACTCCGGAGAGGGGTCTTCGTCAAGGAGATCCCCTCTCACCCTATCTTTTTATAATGTGTGCTAATGTCTTTTCAGGTTTATTGAAGAAAGCGGCGATGGAGAAGGAGATTCATGGGGTGAAAATTGCTAGAAACTCTCCAACGATCACTCATTTATTCTTTGCGGACGATAGCCTGTTGTTTGCGCGTGCTAATTTGGAAGAAGCAAAGCGGATCAAGGACATCCTGAGAATTTATGAGGAAGCATTGGGCCAAGTTGTTAGTTTTGAGAAGTCTGAAGTCTCTTTTAGTAGGAATGTGGATGAAAATGTGAGAGATTCTATTTGCAACTGGCTGGGGGTTAATTCTGTTTCTTCTCATTCTAGATACTTGGGGCTTCCTATTATGTTTGGCCGGTCGAAGAAAGTCATCTTTGCTATGGTGGTAGAGCGGGTGTGGAAAAAGATCAAAGGGTGGAAGGAGAAGTTCCTTTCTTCTGCTGGTAAAGAAGTCCTTATCAAGGCCGTTGCTCAAGCGATTCCTACGTACGTGATGAGTTGTTACAAGCTCCCGGATTCTGTTTGCCTTGAGATTGAGGGCATGATTGCTAGGTTCTGGTGGGGGTCGAAACAAGGAGAGAGGAAAATGCATTGGCTAGGTTGGGACAAGTTGGCGAAGGCAAAGGCTGAAGGGGGTTTGGGTTTTAGGGGCATCTGCGATTTCAACTCCAGCCTCCTTGGCAAACACTATTGGAGGCTGCTGAATCAGGAGAATTCCCTGGTGGGGAAGGTGCTGAAGGGAAGATATTTTCCAAAGTGTTCCATTGACAGCTGTGGCATAGGCTACAATCCAAGTTATGCTTGGCGTAGTATTATAGGTGCTAGGGAGGTGGTCCAACGGGGTGCGTGCTGGAGAATTGGAAACGGGGAGAAGGTGAATATCTTAAAGGACAGGTGGATTCCAAAGAACACAGGTTTCAAAGTTCAACCAGGAGGGATAAATGTGGAGGACTCAGCCAGAGTGTGCGACATCATTGACAGGGACAACAGGTGTTGGAAGATTGAGGACATTCAAAGTATGTTCAATTCTGAAGATGCAATGAAGATCACGAGCATTCCTCTTTCTGTGCATCCCGATGAGGACAATATGGTCTGGCAGTTTGAGAAGAATGGTGAGTTCTCTGTTAAGACAGCTTACCATGCTTCGCGTGCGCACAAAGACTCGCTTCTTCCTGGGCCTTCCTCACCTGCTAACCAAAAGATTTGGCCCCTCATATGGAAGGCTCCTATCTCTGCCCGTCAGCGGAACTTCTTATGGCGCGTTGCAAAGAACATCCTACCTTCGAGAGGTAACCTCCTTAAAAAAGGTATGTTTATTGACTCTCAATGCCCCCTCTGTTCTGCTGGTACCGAAACTGTGCAACACCTTCTGATGGAGTGTGTGTTTGCCAAACAAGTCCTCTTTGCCTCTGTTTTAAGTTACCGGATACCTTCGAGTGTGAGCGTTATCGACTGGTTACAATCTGTGTTAGAGTGTGGGGATGCTGACAACATTCAGATAATTTGTGCATGCCTCTACAAACTTTGGGCTGCTAGGAACTTGACTGTTTTTCATGGCAAATCTTGCTGTCCTATTGCTGTGGCAGCGGATGCATTTGAGAGTGTGCAAGAGTTCAACAGGACATGCCCTGGTAGCAATAAGAGGAGGTCTATTCCTATCCAACATCACAATTCTTCGTGGCCCACGGATGTTCACCTGGTTCAAGTTGATGCTGGCTTCAATAGGGAGGGGAAGGCTGTTTTCGGTTGTGTGTTCAAGAACCATAACAGAGATGTGATCCTGGCTGCTAGCAAAGTGGAGAATGTAGAGGTGGAGTCAAGCTTGGCAGAAATGCTTGCGCTAAGATGGTGCATTAAAATAGCCTTGAACCTGAATCTGAAGAAGGCCGTCTTTAAATCCGATGCCTTGTCTGTTGTTGATTGCATTAATGGTATTGACTGTAACGTCTTTCTCGAACCTATTGCGGCGGACTGTAGGGTGTTCTTAAGTAGGTTTTCTTTTAGTTCTGTTTTGTTTACTCCTAGAGAGGATAACTATGATGCTCATAATATGGTTTTGTTAGGCAAACTGTATGGCTCCAGGACCTGGCTTGACAGTGTCCCGGCTGCAAATTCTGTTGTTTCTGGCTTTTCTGGCCCTCAGTTTGAATGA